Proteins encoded by one window of Actinocorallia herbida:
- a CDS encoding aldo/keto reductase, whose amino-acid sequence MEYRTLGRSGLKVSALAMGAMTFGGQDDIFRRFGSTDVAGARRQVDLCLDAGVNLIDTANVYSFGLSEEIVGRAVEGRRDRVLLSTKARVGFGGPNAEGLSRHHLLAEVEASLRRLGTDHIDVFHVHGWDGQTPLEETMGTLDGLVRSGKVRYLGVSNFAGWQLMKALATSDARGYERFVSNQVYYSLECRDAEYELLPASIDQGLGIIAFSPLARGLLTGKHRRGRVSEETLAAWPELAVRDPAKLLDTIETVVAIADGHAATPAQVALAYLLAKPGVASLILGARSDDQLTENLGAIHLALTPDDLAALDRVSAPELVYPHWHQHRLAAARFSDADQALHRPAR is encoded by the coding sequence GTGGAGTACCGGACGCTGGGACGGTCGGGATTGAAGGTGTCGGCGCTGGCGATGGGCGCCATGACGTTCGGCGGGCAGGACGACATCTTCCGCAGGTTCGGCAGCACCGACGTGGCGGGCGCGCGCCGCCAGGTCGACCTGTGCCTGGACGCGGGCGTGAACCTCATCGACACCGCGAACGTGTACTCCTTCGGGCTGTCGGAGGAGATCGTCGGCCGGGCCGTCGAAGGGCGGCGCGACAGGGTGCTCCTGTCGACGAAGGCCCGCGTCGGGTTCGGCGGGCCCAACGCCGAGGGGCTGTCGCGCCACCACCTGCTCGCGGAGGTCGAGGCGAGCCTCCGCCGCCTCGGCACCGACCACATCGACGTCTTCCATGTGCACGGCTGGGACGGGCAGACGCCGCTGGAAGAGACCATGGGCACGCTCGACGGGCTCGTCCGCTCCGGCAAGGTCCGCTACCTGGGCGTGTCGAACTTCGCGGGCTGGCAGCTCATGAAGGCGCTCGCCACCTCCGACGCCCGAGGCTACGAGCGCTTCGTGTCCAACCAGGTCTACTACTCCCTGGAATGCCGCGACGCCGAGTACGAGCTCCTCCCCGCCTCGATCGACCAGGGGCTCGGCATCATCGCGTTCAGTCCCCTCGCGCGCGGCCTCCTGACCGGCAAGCACCGCCGCGGCCGGGTGTCCGAGGAGACCCTCGCCGCCTGGCCCGAGCTCGCCGTCCGCGACCCCGCCAAGCTGCTGGACACCATCGAGACCGTCGTCGCGATCGCCGACGGCCACGCCGCCACCCCGGCCCAGGTCGCCCTCGCCTACCTCCTCGCCAAGCCGGGCGTCGCCTCCCTCATCCTCGGCGCGCGCTCCGACGACCAGCTCACCGAGAACCTCGGCGCGATCCACCTGGCCCTCACTCCGGACGACCTCGCCGCCCTCGACCGGGTCAGCGCCCCCGAGCTCGTCTACCCGCACTGGCATCAGCACCGTCTCGCCGCCGCCCGCTTCAGTGACGCCGACCAGGCGCTCCACCGCCCCGCCCGCTGA
- a CDS encoding VOC family protein encodes MACRIGELVLGCRDPEALARFWCEVLDFVVLGREDDGSIEIGAREGFGGPQPTLFLSRRDAPEPGKSRLHIDVNPTDRDQDAELERLLSLGARPADIGQTGEEQWHVLADPEGNEFCLLKARIPAL; translated from the coding sequence ATGGCATGCCGGATCGGTGAACTCGTGCTCGGTTGCCGCGACCCCGAGGCGCTGGCGCGGTTCTGGTGCGAGGTCCTGGACTTCGTGGTGCTCGGTCGCGAGGACGACGGCAGCATCGAGATCGGGGCGCGCGAAGGGTTCGGCGGCCCCCAGCCGACGCTCTTCCTCAGCCGCAGGGACGCGCCGGAGCCGGGGAAGTCCCGGCTGCACATCGACGTCAACCCCACCGACCGCGATCAGGACGCCGAGCTCGAACGCCTCCTGAGTCTCGGCGCGCGCCCCGCCGACATCGGCCAGACCGGCGAGGAGCAGTGGCATGTCCTCGCCGATCCGGAGGGCAACGAGTTCTGCCTGCTCAAGGCCCGTATACCCGCCCTCTGA
- a CDS encoding nuclear transport factor 2 family protein: MTMEPVDVLERYYQAMLDKSADALADLYAEDAVHEFPFAVPFPPRLEGREAVRGLYRAAWGESPVRVREIRRTGLHPGVDPEVVVSEQVAVVVLPSGEVAEVPGLLVLRVRDGLLVHVRDYMDMSGLTPAR; the protein is encoded by the coding sequence ATGACCATGGAACCCGTGGACGTCCTGGAGCGCTACTACCAGGCGATGCTCGACAAGTCGGCGGACGCGCTGGCGGACCTGTACGCGGAGGACGCGGTGCACGAGTTCCCCTTCGCCGTCCCGTTCCCACCGCGGCTCGAAGGCCGTGAGGCGGTCCGGGGGCTGTACCGCGCGGCGTGGGGCGAGAGCCCGGTGCGGGTGCGCGAGATCCGCCGCACGGGGCTGCACCCGGGGGTGGACCCCGAGGTGGTCGTCTCCGAGCAGGTGGCGGTGGTCGTGCTCCCGTCGGGCGAGGTCGCGGAGGTGCCCGGACTCCTGGTCCTGCGCGTACGGGACGGGCTGCTCGTGCATGTCCGGGACTACATGGACATGTCAGGCCTTACCCCGGCACGTTAG
- a CDS encoding TetR family transcriptional regulator: MNFVASTAGPAPTSRAERRRATETRILDEARRLFAEQGYQRATVRAIAAAARVDPSLVIQYFGSKRDLFTRAIQAPPLTSGAVASATVTEELLTTLGVKLGGLPEGTRATLRSMLTDPVAADRARAALTEQITALAATLPRDHDPELRAALITTALVGITIAHQFLDLPVLRDTPTDRIAETLRPALHALTHP; the protein is encoded by the coding sequence GTGAACTTCGTGGCATCCACCGCCGGGCCCGCGCCCACCTCACGCGCCGAGCGCCGCCGCGCCACCGAGACCCGCATCCTCGACGAGGCCCGTCGCCTGTTCGCCGAGCAGGGCTACCAGCGCGCCACCGTCCGCGCGATCGCGGCGGCCGCGCGCGTCGACCCGTCACTGGTCATCCAGTACTTCGGCTCCAAGCGCGACCTCTTCACCCGCGCCATCCAGGCACCGCCCCTCACCTCGGGCGCCGTCGCGTCGGCCACCGTCACCGAGGAACTCCTCACCACCCTCGGCGTCAAACTCGGCGGCCTGCCGGAGGGCACCCGCGCCACCCTCCGCTCGATGCTCACCGACCCCGTCGCCGCCGACCGGGCCCGCGCCGCCCTCACCGAGCAGATCACCGCCCTCGCCGCCACCCTTCCCCGCGACCACGACCCCGAACTCCGCGCCGCGCTCATCACCACGGCCCTGGTCGGCATCACCATCGCCCACCAGTTCCTCGACCTCCCCGTCCTTCGCGACACGCCCACCGACCGCATCGCCGAGACCCTTCGCCCAGCCCTCCACGCGCTCACCCATCCGTAG
- a CDS encoding helix-turn-helix domain-containing protein codes for MVELDYVWHLREIMAERGMFSTAELRPLLAARGVDLSPSQVYRLVVDKPERLSLRTLMALLDILGCAMHDLIEPLPARTVGE; via the coding sequence ATGGTCGAGTTGGATTACGTGTGGCATCTTCGCGAGATCATGGCGGAGCGCGGCATGTTCTCCACGGCGGAACTGCGCCCCCTGCTGGCCGCCCGCGGCGTGGACCTGTCGCCCAGCCAGGTCTACCGCCTGGTCGTGGACAAGCCGGAACGCCTGAGCCTCCGCACCCTCATGGCCCTCCTGGACATCCTCGGCTGCGCCATGCACGACCTGATCGAACCCCTCCCCGCCCGCACCGTCGGCGAGTAG
- a CDS encoding DUF1707 SHOCT-like domain-containing protein: MPSDPDAPASGADRERHAEILRHAYAKSRFGPDELDTRLAGVGAARTVADLEALTADLPERDTLRDGWIAWGAVTVIVGLMWLITRATGGPSFPWFLVISAPWAAVLLTLTLRKRSSAQG; this comes from the coding sequence ATGCCGTCCGATCCGGACGCTCCGGCGTCAGGCGCCGACCGGGAGCGCCACGCCGAGATCCTGCGGCACGCTTACGCGAAGAGCCGGTTCGGCCCGGACGAACTGGACACGCGTCTGGCCGGCGTGGGCGCGGCCCGGACCGTCGCAGACCTGGAGGCGCTGACCGCCGATCTGCCGGAGAGGGACACCCTGCGCGACGGCTGGATCGCCTGGGGCGCGGTCACCGTGATCGTGGGCCTGATGTGGCTGATCACCCGCGCGACCGGCGGCCCGTCCTTCCCCTGGTTCCTCGTGATCTCCGCCCCCTGGGCCGCGGTGCTGCTGACCCTCACCCTGCGCAAGAGGTCCTCCGCGCAGGGCTGA